The sequence GAGATGGCGTCGTTTCCGGTGTGCTTCTTGAAAACGGAGAGCTGCTCGATGCCGATGCGGTCATACTTGCTACCGGATACGCTCCCAATGTCGATCTTGCCCGCAATGCCGGCATTAAAATCAACGAGCTCGGCGCTATCAGGGTTGACGAATATATGCGCACCGAAGACAAGAATATTTTCGCCGTCGGCGACTGTGCGGAAAAGTTTTCGTTCATCACCCGTATCGTAAAAGGATTGATGCTGGCCGCGACAGCCTGTTCCGAGGCCAGAATTGCCGGTATGAACCTCTACGGCCTTTCCCGGCTGAGAACCTTCAGCGGCACCATTTCGATATTTTCGACGGCAATCGGAGGCACTACCTTTGCTGCAGCAGGCGTAACTGAACATCTCGCTCTCGATCGCGGATTTGACGTTATATCGGCTTCAGCCGAAGGCATCGACAAGCATCCGAAATCGCTGCCCGGAACCAGCAGTCAGTTTGTCAAACTGATCGTCAATCGTGAGTCGGGGCTTGTGCTTGGCGGAGCGGTTGTCGGAGGGGTCAGCGCGGGAGAGCTGATCAACGTTATCGGGGTCATTATCGAAAACAAGATGACCATTCACGAGGTGCTCACCCTGCAGATCGGCACGCATCCGCTGCTCACCGGCCCGCCGACAGGGTATCCCCTCATCAAGGCTGCCGAGGCGGTGATCAAAAAACTCAGAAGTTCTCACTGAAGGGAACGGCCAGGGCATTATTGGAAATAAATTTGTGAATTGACTGGTTATGCTTGTACTCGACTGTTTTTTCGGGCGATGCGAAAAGCCCTC comes from Chlorobium limicola DSM 245 and encodes:
- a CDS encoding NAD(P)/FAD-dependent oxidoreductase — protein: MKSVDVLVIGGSAAGIVAASTGKAFYPSKSFLIVRREREAVVPCGIPYIYGTLDSITQNIIPNAHIEQAGVELFINEVTAIDKSAKVVTTADGTEIAFDKLVIATGSMPRVPSWLKGTDLGNVFTIPKDRDYLENLRLKLEQCTNIVIIGGGFIGVEMADELRKKGKRITLVEVMPHVLNAAFDDDLSVKAEKILADNGVVLRTGEKVGELIGDGVVSGVLLENGELLDADAVILATGYAPNVDLARNAGIKINELGAIRVDEYMRTEDKNIFAVGDCAEKFSFITRIVKGLMLAATACSEARIAGMNLYGLSRLRTFSGTISIFSTAIGGTTFAAAGVTEHLALDRGFDVISASAEGIDKHPKSLPGTSSQFVKLIVNRESGLVLGGAVVGGVSAGELINVIGVIIENKMTIHEVLTLQIGTHPLLTGPPTGYPLIKAAEAVIKKLRSSH